The Gammaproteobacteria bacterium genome has a window encoding:
- a CDS encoding zinc-dependent alcohol dehydrogenase family protein, with protein MKVKAAVLRESGKPLPYANSLPLSIEEVELDPPQSGEVMVQVKAAGLCHSDLVAIDGERAKPMPMVIGHEAAGIVCKLGPEVERLTVGDHVVPSYVASCGRCDMCQEGRPALCHPATEANKAGTLIDGTTRLHNNGQRIYHHSGVAAFSEYAVISQNALVKIDPKIPFEVAALFGCAVVTGVGSVVNTAKVSPGQSVAIVGLGGVGLNALLASIASGAGKVIAVDVKEKKLKIASQLGAHNTFNSTLENCVEQILELTDGGVHFAFETAGVSPALDLAYKITRRGGMTVVAGMPGPEATITLSHLSLSAEERIIKGSYMGSCVPNRDIPRYIALYQKDCLPVDRLLGDRFSFNGLNEAFDRLADGEALRQILIL; from the coding sequence ATGAAAGTTAAAGCTGCGGTGTTGCGCGAATCCGGTAAACCGCTACCATATGCGAATAGCCTTCCACTGAGCATCGAGGAGGTTGAACTAGACCCGCCGCAGAGTGGTGAGGTTATGGTGCAGGTTAAGGCGGCAGGTCTTTGTCACTCGGACTTGGTTGCCATCGATGGCGAGCGTGCTAAACCAATGCCGATGGTCATCGGACACGAGGCAGCCGGTATCGTTTGCAAGCTTGGACCTGAAGTGGAGCGTCTAACCGTGGGTGATCACGTAGTACCGAGCTATGTGGCTAGCTGCGGCCGTTGCGATATGTGTCAGGAGGGACGTCCTGCTCTTTGTCATCCGGCAACCGAGGCAAATAAAGCTGGGACATTGATTGATGGAACGACAAGACTACACAATAACGGCCAGCGCATCTATCACCATTCCGGTGTTGCCGCCTTCAGTGAATATGCGGTGATTTCACAAAATGCTCTGGTCAAGATTGATCCAAAAATCCCATTCGAAGTAGCTGCTCTTTTCGGTTGTGCGGTAGTAACAGGTGTCGGTTCGGTGGTTAATACTGCCAAGGTCAGTCCGGGGCAATCCGTCGCGATTGTAGGATTGGGGGGTGTCGGTCTGAATGCTTTGCTAGCATCGATTGCGTCAGGTGCTGGAAAAGTCATCGCGGTTGATGTCAAAGAAAAAAAACTGAAGATCGCCAGCCAGTTAGGTGCACACAATACTTTTAACTCGACCCTTGAAAATTGTGTGGAGCAAATACTTGAGCTCACTGACGGTGGCGTCCATTTCGCTTTCGAGACTGCTGGTGTTTCTCCAGCCTTGGATCTGGCGTATAAGATTACCCGCCGGGGGGGGATGACTGTCGTCGCAGGCATGCCTGGCCCTGAAGCCACAATCACACTTTCTCACCTCTCTCTTTCAGCAGAGGAGCGAATCATCAAAGGGAGTTACATGGGAAGTTGTGTTCCAAACCGTGACATTCCCCGCTACATTGCCCTCTATCAGAAGGATTGCCTTCCTGTCGACAGACTCCTTGGTGATCGGTTTAGTTTTAATGGACTGAATGAGGCTTTTGACCGACTGGCTGATGGTGAGGCGCTCAGGCAGATTTTAATTTTATGA